DNA sequence from the Halococcus salsus genome:
GAGATCGCGCGCCGACTCGAAGCCATCGGGTTCGACGGCCTCGTCCCGGTTCGGGCCTCCACGTTTTGGGACATGAGCATCGTCCGCGGCGAGTACCCCGACCGCGGCTGGGAGGGTTCAGCCTTCCGCGAGGGCTATGCGGCAGCGTTCGGAAGCGAGTGGCGGGCGCGGGCGGTCGCGCTCGCGAACCGTCTCCAGGCCCGCGAGTACGACCGCGAAGCCGGTTGGAACGCCGACTTCTGCCGGCGCGTGCGCGACGCCGTCTCGATCCCCGTCTTGTGCGAGGGCGGCCTCCGTCGGCGCTCGACGATGGACGACCTGCTCGGCGACGACTGCGACATGGTCGGGGTCGGCCGGCCGTTCTACGCCGAACCGCGGCTCCCCGCGCGATTGCTCGACACCGATGAGAGGGACACCGATCTCTCGAACGACCCGCGCGCCGTCTGTGAGAGCTGTAACAACTGTACCATCCCGCAGGCGACCGGCGCACCGGGGGTCTGTCGGACCCCGTCGGTGCTCCGAAAGCGTGGCGAGTTCGAGAGAGCAGGGGCCTACGACCGCGCCGAAACCCGATAGCGGACCCCGACCTCATTGGTGCTGAGTTCGTCCTTGCGTCGCTTCGCCTCCTTTCGGGTCTCGAACGGCCCCTCGACCACGTCGTCGCCAACGGTGACGTAGTATTCGGTCATTCCTACCTATCGGATGGGGGTGCTCAAATCACCTTTGAACCCCGACGAACGCGTCTCGAACGGATGGGTTGAAGTCCGGCGACTCGATAGGTGGGATATGAACCCGGGCGACCGCGTCCGACTCACGCGCGAGGGCCGAACCCACGAGGGCGTCCTCCTCCCCTCCTCGACCGACGAGCACGTCGTCCTCAAGCTCGACGGCGGCTACAACGTCGGCATCGAGCGGGCAGGAAGCGAGACCGAGGTCGTCGAGGCCGACGTCTACGACATCGCGAGCGCCGACGAGGACGACGCCTCGGAAGTGGAGTTCGACGAGGACCTTCCGACCGTGGCGCTGATCTCGACCGGCGGCACCATCGCCTCCACCGTCGACTACCGAACCGGCGCGGTGACCGCCCAGTTCGACGCCGAGGACGTGCTCCGGGCGGTGCCGGAGCTCGCGGGGCGGGCGAACTACCGGGGGAGAGTTGTGGCGAACATCCTCTCCGAGAACATGACCCCGGATATCTGGCAGGACCTCGCACACGCGGTCCACGAGGAGATCGAAGCGGGTGCGGACGGCGTCGTGGTGATGCACGGCACCGACACGATGCAGTTCTCGGCCTCGGCGCTCGCGTTCATGCTCGACACCCCCGTTCCGGTGGTGTTCACCGGCAGTCAGCGCTCGGCCGACCGGCCCTCCTCCGACAACGTGATGAACGCGGTCTGTGCCGTCGAGGCAGCCAAATCCGACTGTGCGGAAATCATGGTCTGTATGCACGCGACGGACTCGGACGACCGGTGTGCGCTCCACCGCGGAACCCGGGTCAGGAAGAATCACACCTCACGCCGCGACGCCTTCGAGACGGTAGGTGCGCGTCCGCTCGGCTGGGTCGACTACGACGCCGAGGAGGTGACTTTCCGCCGGGAGTACCACGAGCGTGATGCGACGGACCTCGCCATCGCGCCCGACCTCGAAACCGACGTCGAGTTAGTGAAGTTCACCCCCGGCACGAGCGAGGCGGTGCTCGACGCGGTCGCGGGGAGCGCCGGCCTCGTCGTCGAGGGGACGGGGCTCGGTCACGTCCACACAGACTGGATCCCACGGATCCGGGAACTGATCGAGGACGGGACGACCGTCGCGATGACGAGCCAGTGTCTCGGGGGCCGAGTCTGTGACCGGGTCTACGACACCGGGCGCGACCTGCTCGATGCGGGGGTCATCGAGACCGAGGACACCCTGCCGGGGACCGCGAAGGTCAAACTGATGTGGGCGCTCGCGAACACCGACGACCCCGAGGAGACGATGCGAACCCCGGTGGCCGGCGAGTGTTCCGAGCGCTCGGTCCCGCTCGAAAACGCCCCCGAGGGACGGCCGTGAGCGCCGGGGTCCACCTCCGCGAGGCGGAACCGGACGACTACGACGACGTCGTGGCCTTCACCAGTGAGACCTGGGCCGATCGCGAGACGAGCGACTACCTCCCCGACGTCTATCACGACTGGATCGCGGGCGACCCCGACCGAAAGCGGACCCTGGTCGCCGACGCGGGCGACGACATCGCCGGGCTCTGCCAGGTCGTGTTCCTCTCCGACCACGAGGCGTGGGCCCAGGGGATGCGCGTCAACCCCGCCTACCGCGGGGAGGGAATCGGGGTTCGACTCAACGACGCGCTGTTCACGTGGGCGCGCGAGCAGGGCGCGACCGTCTGTCGGAACATGGTCTTCTCGTGGAACGTCGCGGGGCTCGGTATCTCGCGCGCCGCGGGCTACGACCCCCGAACCGAGTTCCGGTGGGCGCGACCCGAACCCGACACGGTGGACGACACCGACGACCACGAGATCGTCTCGGACCCCGACGCGGCCTGGAGCTTCTGGCAGCGCTCGACGGCACGGCGCGACCTCGCGGACCTCACCCTCGCGATGGACGAATCCTGGGCCGTCTCGGAACTCACCCGCGAGACGCTCCACCGCGCCGCCGAGGAGACGCGGGCCTTCGCGGTCAAGCGGCCCGACGAGGGAACCCGGGCGATGGCGTATCGGACACGCGACTTCGAGTACGGTGACGGCGACGAGGCCGAACGCGTCGCGGAGTACGGCGTCGGTGCGTGGGCCGACCTCGACGCGGCGCGGGCGCTCTTCGGTGCCATCGGAGCCGACGCCGCCGACCTCGGTGCGGACCGGACCCGGGTGCTGATCCCCGAGACCGTCACGGCGGTCTCGGACGTCGCCGCGCTCCGCATCGGCGTGAGCGAGGAGCCGGACTTCGTGCTCGAAGCCGACCTCACCTGAGCAGTTTTCGCCCCGCTTTTCCGTTCAATGTCCCCGTCCGGTAGGATGATGTAGTCAGCATTCGCGACGAGTGCTATGCCCGACCGAACGGATGCACGCTCCCGACACGTACTGGTCGCTGCAGTCGGCGTCAACGTTGTGGTCTTGCTCTACAGCATCCTCATCGCCAACCAACTGTTCGTCGGATTCGGACTCCTCGGATTTCTCGTCTTCCTGTACGTGCTTCATCTCGCGTATCGACTCGTCCGGGCACACGAACGGATCGCGGACGCGCTCGAAATGCGACGAAACGAGCCGATGAACGAACGCTGACACCTCACCGCCCCCGCCACCTGCGCGAGGCTCAGTCGAGCACCACGAGCACGTCGCCCATGTCGACCGATTCGCCTTCCGTCGCGGCGACCTCGACGACGGTGCCGCCGCGCGAGGCCACCACGTCGTTCTCCATCTTCATGGCTTCGAGCACGCAGAGCACGTCGCCGGAGGAGACCTCGTCGCCCTCCTCGACGTTGACGTCGAGAATGGTGCCCTGCATCTCTGCGGTGACCTGTTCACCCTCCGCCGTACTAGTACTACTCTCGTCGCTCCCACCGTCGCTCGGCCCGGCCGAACCGAGTTGCTGGGTGTCCCCGGAGCCGTTCGCGGCCTGGATCGGCGGTGCGCCGCGCTCTTCGAGATTGACCTCGAAGCGCTTGCCGTTGACCTCGACCACGAAGTCCCGTTCGGTGACCTCCTCGTCCTCGCCGCCCTCGGTCCCGCCCGTCGGACCCCACTTCTCCTGGGCCTCCTCGATTTCCTCGGGATCGAGCTCCTCGTCGAGGTAGTTCGTTGTGTGTGTCCCTGCCGAGAAGGCGTCGTCGTCGAGCATCAGACGGTGGAACGGGATGACAGTAGTGACGCCCTCGATCTCGAACTCGGCGAGCGCACGCTTGCTCCGCGCGAGGCACTCCTCGCGGTCCGCGCCCCACACGATCAGCTTCGCGAACATCGAGTCGTAGTCCCCGACGACCTCGTCGCCCTGCTTGTGGGCGTCGTCGAGGCGGACCCCGATCCCACCGGGCGGGTCGTAGGTTTCGAGCGTCCCCGTCCCGGGTGCGAACTCGTTCGCGGCGTTCTCGGCGTTGATCCGGAACTCCATCGCGTGGCCGTCGAGTTCCACCTCGTCCTGGGCGAACGGGAGTTCCTCGCCGTCGGCCACCCGGATCTGCTGTTTCACGATGTCGATGCCCGTGAGCTCCTCGGAGACGGTGTGTTCGACCTGAATCCGAGTATTGACTTCGAGGAAGTAGAAGTCGCTGTCCGCACCGAGGAGTCCGTCCCCGTTGCGGTCGGTGTCCTCGACGAGGAACTCGAAGGTGCCGGCGTTGTAGTAGTCGGCGGCGTCGGCACCGTCGCGGGCGGACTCCTGGATCTCCGTCCGGAGGTCGTCCGTGAGCGCGGGGCTCGGGCCCTCCTCGATGACCTTCTGGTGGCGTCGCTGGAGCGAGCAGTCACGTTCCCCGATGTGGCGGACGTTGCCGTGGTGGTCGGCGATGATCTGGACCTCGATGTGGCGCGGGGCTTCGAGGAATCGCTCGACGAAGACCGAGTCGTTGTCGAAGTAGGCCTCACCTTCGCGCTGGGCGCTCTCGAACTTGTCCTCGATCTCCGATTCCTCCTCGACGACCTTCATCCCGCGCCCGCCACCGCCACCCTCGGCCTTGATGGCCACGGGGTAGCCCGCCTCCTCGGCGAACTTCCGGATCTCGTCGGCGGACTCGACCGGGTCGTCGGTGCCAGGTACTGTGGGCACGCCGGCGGCGCTCATCTCCTTTCGCGCGCTGGTCTTCTCGCCGAGGAGTTCCATCGAGTCGCTCGACGGGCCGATCCAGGTCATCTCGCTGTCCTCGACGAGCGCGGCGAAGCGCGCGTTCTCGGCGAGGAAGCCGTAGCCCGGGTGGACGGCGTCCGCGCCGGCCTTCTCGCCCGCCTCGACGATGGCGTCCCCATTCAGATAGGAGTCGGCAGCGCGCGCTGGACCGACGTTGTAGGCCTCGTCGGCGTACCGGACGTGGCCCGAATTCTTGTCCGCCTCGGAATAGACCGCCACTGTGCCGATCCCGAGTTCTTCGCACGCACGCATCACGCGCACGGCGATCTCCCCTCGGTTGGCGACGAGAACCTTCTCGAACATTCGTTCGCATGATAGACCGACTCCGCGCTTAAAACTATACACTCTGTGTCGGGAGTTGTGTCGGCGGGCGAACTGTTCATCACCCTCTGTATGCTCTTCCCAGGGTGGAATTATGAATCATCCTCGACATACTTGAGAAAATCTTGAGCCAGATGTATACAGAACGATGCATCATTGATTGCCCGCTCACCGTCCTCTATTTCGAATATTATCGAAGGGTCAGTATCTAATTCTGGAGCACCATATTTTGCCTTTTCATAGAAAATGCTCCAAAGTTGGGTGAGGAATATAGCACGCACAATGTCGTCTCGCCTTCCATAATCTGATGGGATAGTGTGGTAAAATGCTTGAGTTTTACCAGATTCATAATTGATACCATGACTATAGTCAAAATCACACCCTATGGCCTTGAACATACATTTTACAGATAACTCAACACACATCTGACAGTCAATTAGGATATTCTGAATATGTCCTTCAATGTCGGTTACTTTCTGCTGTCGTGGAAGCAGTACTGTAGTCCATTTTTCCTGGGTTGGCAACATTGTTAGCGTCACCACCGGTAACGATCTCGTTCTTTTCTTCGCTATATAGCGCAATCACCTCTTCTTCTTCTACTTCAGAGATGCGTTCTCGCATAAAATTGAGTCGGCGAACTGCCTCATTCAGTTGAAGTCTTGCATACTCTCGATCGTCGGGTCGGTCAACCATACGCCATGTAACTGATTCCTGACGACTTGAATCTTGTAGAGATATACATAATATTTCTGTAATAGTGCCATCACTCACGAGTTCCCGTTAATCGATAGGTTGTACTCAACGATCTCACGAGACACCTCCAAGACGAACTCGAAACTGCCGACACGGAATGACCTGAAGCTATCAACGAGATCCACCGGACGCTGCGCGAGAAGCGGTCGATAGCCGACATTTCTGAATAATCCCGTTCCTCGCCGAGCGTCGTGGGACCAGGACCACTCAGTCGTCGCCGAGGAGGCGGCGCGCGGCGACCGCCGCGAGACCGGCCACCCCGGCGACCACACCGAATCCGGGACCGTTCGTACTGGTGGTCTCGCCACCGGTCTCGGCCCCGGAGGCGTTCGCGTCGGCGGCCGACCCGGACCCGCTCGCCGTGCCGGTTTCGGTCGCCGCGCTCGTCGCGCCGGTCGACGTGGCGGCCCGGGTCGTCCCGGCACTCGTCGTCGTTGCGCCGGCGTTCGTCCCGGTCGCTTCGACGGCCGTCGAAGCGCTCCCGTTCGTGCCGCCGACGGTCGTGTTGGCTGCGGACGCGTTCGCGCTCGCTTGATTCGCCGACTCCGGGGGAACGATCCGGTGTACGGCACCCGTCTCGCCCTCGGCGGGTTCAGCGGTGGTGAGGACGTAGAGCCGGTTCGCGTTGTCCCGGCCGAGCGTGAGGATGCTACCGGGGAGACGGTGCGAATCGGTGTTCTCGATCCGGAGTTCCCGGAGCGGCCACTGTCCCTCCTCGGTCGGCGTCGCGGCCATCAACCGGCCGGTCGGACCGCTGTCGGCCCCGGGAAGCCGGTAGTCGCCGAGGACGAACGCGCCCTGGATCGCCGGGATCGCGTCGTTCGTGTAGAGGTAGCCGCCGACCGCCGCGACCCCGATGCTGTCGTCGTTCACGGAGTGGGGGTACTCGATCACGGGGTCGACGAGCGGTTCGCCGCCGCGAACCGAGTCCGGGGTGTGAGTGGGACAGGAGTCCGGCGGGTCCCGGCTCTCCTCCGGTCCGGGTTCGAAACAACCGGTCCCCTCGCGAACGTTCCAGCCGTAGTTGTTGCCCTTCTGGACGTGGTTGACCTCCTCGTAGAGCGACTGGCCGACGTCGGCGGCGTAGAGCTCGCCGTTCGAGAAGCCCATCCGCCACGGGTTGCGGAAACCCCACGCGAAGTGTTCGTTGAGGCCTTCCTGCCCTACCAGCGGGTTGTCCTCGGGGATGCCGTAGGCTTGCTCACCCTCCTGCGTGTCGACGTCGATCCGGAGAATGCTCCCGAGGAGGTTTTCGGTCACGTCCTGGCCGTTGCCGGAGACGTCCGGTCCCTCGCCACCGTCAAAGCGCTCGTACCAGTCCGCGACGTGGCCGAGGCCGACGTCGAACCCGCCGCCGCCGTCGCCCATCCCCACGTAGAGGTAGCCGTCGTCCGGGCCGAACGCGATCGCCCCCGAGTTGTGGGTGTCGTACGGCGAGGGGATCTCCATGACCGTCCGCTCGGAGTCGGCGTCCGCGGTGAGGCCGTCGTCGTTGGCGGTGAACTCGGAGAGGACCTCCGTGTGGTCGAACTCCTCGGGCGTGCCCTCGCGGCGCGGCGC
Encoded proteins:
- the gatD gene encoding Glu-tRNA(Gln) amidotransferase subunit GatD, giving the protein MNPGDRVRLTREGRTHEGVLLPSSTDEHVVLKLDGGYNVGIERAGSETEVVEADVYDIASADEDDASEVEFDEDLPTVALISTGGTIASTVDYRTGAVTAQFDAEDVLRAVPELAGRANYRGRVVANILSENMTPDIWQDLAHAVHEEIEAGADGVVVMHGTDTMQFSASALAFMLDTPVPVVFTGSQRSADRPSSDNVMNAVCAVEAAKSDCAEIMVCMHATDSDDRCALHRGTRVRKNHTSRRDAFETVGARPLGWVDYDAEEVTFRREYHERDATDLAIAPDLETDVELVKFTPGTSEAVLDAVAGSAGLVVEGTGLGHVHTDWIPRIRELIEDGTTVAMTSQCLGGRVCDRVYDTGRDLLDAGVIETEDTLPGTAKVKLMWALANTDDPEETMRTPVAGECSERSVPLENAPEGRP
- a CDS encoding glycerol ABC transporter substrate-binding protein — encoded protein: MPDRTDARSRHVLVAAVGVNVVVLLYSILIANQLFVGFGLLGFLVFLYVLHLAYRLVRAHERIADALEMRRNEPMNER
- a CDS encoding PQQ-dependent sugar dehydrogenase, with amino-acid sequence MLSKRRRSDEGSSRRQFLRTTIAAAGVAGAASLGRVSAQSQETIRLGGEIDGWQGRAPDSIAGETNPTLSLDPGVEYRLVWENLDGQGHNVALLDADGNVLQRTDIVSEEGATQTVEFTASEEMAEYVCEPHITSMRGTIEVGGGSSTQASATDSEDEEATAASVVSEGPTVRIETIVDGGPTAPLDFEVPTNRDGRYYITDRLGQVYVYDGGGLRDEPFVDVGDRLAEISGEMGLLGMALHPNYGENRKFYLRYSAPRREGTPEEFDHTEVLSEFTANDDGLTADADSERTVMEIPSPYDTHNSGAIAFGPDDGYLYVGMGDGGGGFDVGLGHVADWYERFDGGEGPDVSGNGQDVTENLLGSILRIDVDTQEGEQAYGIPEDNPLVGQEGLNEHFAWGFRNPWRMGFSNGELYAADVGQSLYEEVNHVQKGNNYGWNVREGTGCFEPGPEESRDPPDSCPTHTPDSVRGGEPLVDPVIEYPHSVNDDSIGVAAVGGYLYTNDAIPAIQGAFVLGDYRLPGADSGPTGRLMAATPTEEGQWPLRELRIENTDSHRLPGSILTLGRDNANRLYVLTTAEPAEGETGAVHRIVPPESANQASANASAANTTVGGTNGSASTAVEATGTNAGATTTSAGTTRAATSTGATSAATETGTASGSGSAADANASGAETGGETTSTNGPGFGVVAGVAGLAAVAARRLLGDD
- a CDS encoding GNAT family N-acetyltransferase, encoding MSAGVHLREAEPDDYDDVVAFTSETWADRETSDYLPDVYHDWIAGDPDRKRTLVADAGDDIAGLCQVVFLSDHEAWAQGMRVNPAYRGEGIGVRLNDALFTWAREQGATVCRNMVFSWNVAGLGISRAAGYDPRTEFRWARPEPDTVDDTDDHEIVSDPDAAWSFWQRSTARRDLADLTLAMDESWAVSELTRETLHRAAEETRAFAVKRPDEGTRAMAYRTRDFEYGDGDEAERVAEYGVGAWADLDAARALFGAIGADAADLGADRTRVLIPETVTAVSDVAALRIGVSEEPDFVLEADLT
- a CDS encoding acetyl-CoA carboxylase biotin carboxylase subunit — its product is MFEKVLVANRGEIAVRVMRACEELGIGTVAVYSEADKNSGHVRYADEAYNVGPARAADSYLNGDAIVEAGEKAGADAVHPGYGFLAENARFAALVEDSEMTWIGPSSDSMELLGEKTSARKEMSAAGVPTVPGTDDPVESADEIRKFAEEAGYPVAIKAEGGGGGRGMKVVEEESEIEDKFESAQREGEAYFDNDSVFVERFLEAPRHIEVQIIADHHGNVRHIGERDCSLQRRHQKVIEEGPSPALTDDLRTEIQESARDGADAADYYNAGTFEFLVEDTDRNGDGLLGADSDFYFLEVNTRIQVEHTVSEELTGIDIVKQQIRVADGEELPFAQDEVELDGHAMEFRINAENAANEFAPGTGTLETYDPPGGIGVRLDDAHKQGDEVVGDYDSMFAKLIVWGADREECLARSKRALAEFEIEGVTTVIPFHRLMLDDDAFSAGTHTTNYLDEELDPEEIEEAQEKWGPTGGTEGGEDEEVTERDFVVEVNGKRFEVNLEERGAPPIQAANGSGDTQQLGSAGPSDGGSDESSTSTAEGEQVTAEMQGTILDVNVEEGDEVSSGDVLCVLEAMKMENDVVASRGGTVVEVAATEGESVDMGDVLVVLD